Proteins from a genomic interval of Rosa chinensis cultivar Old Blush chromosome 2, RchiOBHm-V2, whole genome shotgun sequence:
- the LOC112184629 gene encoding protein FAR1-RELATED SEQUENCE 1-like produces the protein MQNAVKHGSSFLTEDGGITSILSRFMENIEEEDEFISAWDAMLDQYGARDNTWLSSIYDLREKWGFPYVKRAWSAGIRSTQLSESFNSALKKYLDSDHNLSEFFTHYERLVADKRYKELQAEYDMCFRLPILKMHVKMLYEARKVYTKLIFEEFQDQFESSLEASITDCVDVDGGKIYTVIRDGYSRERQVKRDSDDILSCSCRLFEMKGVVCRHIIKVLREVMQVKEIPEHYILKRWTKKARAESVQDMHGREIQPDPKLQQASWYRSLCSTYIRISSRASENEKAYKLVMTNAEKLAKEVEELLRSEMNANVDENGHTTQSTPTGQLNVDGNVVNAKGLKKKETSKGRKRRIKSQVTPDQMNDVYKVTFDPRCNEENATLDLTNNAENDASVITSNADQFLEQDFCASSLSQILRSIALVLFSAISGIHIVLLNN, from the exons ATGCAAAATGCCGTAAAGCATGGGAGTAGTTTTTTGACAGAGGATGGTGGAATCACAAGTATTTTGTCAAGGTTCATGGAAAATATTGAGGAGGAAGATGAGTTTATATCTGCTTGGGATGCTATGCTTGATCAATATGGTGCGCGTGACAATACTTGGCTGAGTAGCATATATGATTTAAGAGAAAAGTGGGGCTTTCCATATGTTAAGCGAGCATGGTCAGCTGGAATAAGAAGCACTCAACTAAGTGAGAGTTTTAACTCTGCCTTGAAAAAATATTTAGACTCTGACCACAATCTGTCAGAGTTTTTTACACACTATGAGAGGTTGGTTGCTGATAAAAGGTACAAGGAGTTACAAGCAGAATATGATATGTGCTTCAGGTTGCCTATTCTGAAAATGCATGTCAAAATGCTATATGAAGCAAGAAAAGTTTACACTAAACTAATATTTGAAGAGTTTCAAGATCAATTTGAATCGTCTCTTGAAGCTTCTATAACAGATTGTGTTGATGTTGATGGTGGAAAGATATATACTGTGATTAGAGATGGCTACTCTAGAGAACGGCAAGTGAAAAGAGATAGTGATGATATTCTCTCTTGTAGTTGCAGATTATTTGAGATGAAAGGGGTTGTATGTAGGCACATTATCAAGGTCCTTAGAGAAGTGATGCAAGTCAAAGAAATTCCTGAGCATTATATCTTAAAAAGATGGACCAAAAAAGCTCGGGCTGAAAGTGTTCAAGACATGCATGGGCGTGAAATTCAACCCGACCCTAAGTTGCAACAAGCCTCTTGGTACAGATCTTTATGTTCCACCTACATTAGAATATCAAGCAGGGCTTCTGAAAATGAAAAAGCATACAAATTAGTCATGACAAATGCAGAGAAGTTAGCAAAAGAAGTTGAAGAATTGCTACGATCTGAAATGAATGCTAATGTGGATGAGAATGGTCATACAACTCAATCCACTCCTACTGGACAACTCAATGTAGATGGTAATGTGGTGAATGCAAAAGGGCTAAAGAAGAAGGAAACATCTAAAGGAAGAAAACGGAGAATCAAGAGTCAA GTTACTCCTGATCAAATGAATGATGTATACAAGGTGACTTTTGATCCAAGATGTAATGAAGAGAATGCTACTCTTGATCTAACAAACAATGCAGAGAATGATGCTTCTGTTATAACAAGTAATGCAGATCAATTTTTGGAACAAGACTTTTGTGCATCTTCACTTAGTCAG ATATTGAGAAGTATTGCTTTGGTTCTCTTCTCAGCAATTTCTGGTATACATATAGTTCTATTGAACAATTGA